The following coding sequences lie in one Spinacia oleracea cultivar Varoflay chromosome 1, BTI_SOV_V1, whole genome shotgun sequence genomic window:
- the LOC130465655 gene encoding pheromone-processing carboxypeptidase KEX1-like gives MEHLPVHLPHEAKVGGPVQYRWMYPFERFLNHLKRKVGNKARVEGSICNAYLMEEITNFCSHYFQPEVDTKARDLGRNVHSVVENQHDVNIPEMFRVDCGRAPTNGRLRFLQDMEYDRAHLYVLANSGILGEYERKFEEHILQTQPHIVMEDIWSKCEAQFPEWFKSHVLRSLSPNDVTRALAMGPSRQVRTWSRFYANGYNFQTHDYGKHKSTMNYGVCVQSPDEVDYFGILEEVVELSYCGKLQEYKTILFKCSWMDSVKGMNIHEQYKLVEVNHSKRYPKYDPFVLSYQVSQVYFAHYPSLKRDKAQWWAVFKTKARSVIDAPVDLDFLQEDANEVSSALCAPDEIPDYEDQDDDDDDDDINDGDADSMSDEDEDDEDEDEDDGDDDIDDDDDDGDDDDADDSDGYDD, from the exons ATGGAACACTTGCCAGTTCATCTTCCACATGAGGCAAAGGTTGGTGGTCCCGTCCAGTACAGGTGGATGTACCCATTTGAAAG GTTTCTTAACCATTTGAAGCGTAAGGTTGGAAATAAGGCACGTGTAGAAGGCTCCATATGCAATGCTTACCTAATGGAGGAGATTACGAACTTTTGTTCCCACTATTTTCAACCTGAGGTTGACACCAAAGCAAGGGATCTAGGAAGAAATGTCCATTCGGTTGTTGAGAACCAACATGACGTTAATATCCCCGAGATGTTCAGGGTGGATTGTGGTCGTGCACCTACTAATGGCCGTTTGCGCTTCTTGCAAGACATGGAGTATGATCGAGCACATCTTTATGTGCTTGCAAACAGTGGCATCTTAGGTGAATATGAAAG GAAATTTGAGGAGCACATTCTCCAAACTCAACCTCACATAGTAATGGAGGATATTTGGAGTAAATGCGAAGCCCAGTTCCCTGAATGGTTTAAATCACAT GTTCTCCGGTCTTTGAGTCCTAATGATGTGACACGGGCGCTTGCGATGGGCCCCTCTAGACAAGTAAGGACATGGAGCCGGTTCTATGCGAATGGatataattttcaaactcatgacTACGGCAAACACAAGTCAACTATGAATTATGGAGTGTGTGTACAAAGTCCTGATGAAGTTGACTACTTTGGCATTTTGGAGGAGGTGGTTGAACTTTCTTATTGTGGTAAGCTTCAAGAGTACAAGACAATCTTGTTTAAGTGCAGCTGGATGGATTCCGTGAAGGGTATGAACATTCATGAACAATACAAACTTGTTGAGGTCAATCATTCTAAGAGATACCCAAAGTATGACCCGTTTGTATTGTCTTACCAAGTTAGTCAAGTATACTTTGCACACTACCCCAGTTTGAAGAGGGATAAAGCCCAATGGTGGGCTGTGTTTAAAACTAAGGCAAGGTCTGTGATTGATGCTCCGGTTGACTTAGACTTTCTACAAGAAGATGCAAATGAGGTTTCTTCAGCTCTTTGTGCTCCAGATGAGATCCCAGATTATGAAGatcaagatgatgatgatgatgatgacgataTTAATGATGGTGATGCTGATAGTATGAgtgatgaggatgaggatgatgaagatgaggatgaggatgatggtgatgatgacattgatgatgatgatgacgatggtgatgatgatgatgctgatGATTCTGATGGATACGACgattaa
- the LOC130465445 gene encoding uncharacterized protein: MKRRERSWMYDRLDGRNLKPDFLKGVGEFIEFCKEHPTCNDGDKIRCPCPLCDNRRFHDTETVRVHLYKKGFVRNYYQWICQGESLVESSRVQPNQYRDMVIDALGNNQEHLVNEEGNSVEEEPNDEAKKFIDLLKAAGDPLYEGSKLSVLEMASRIASLKCEFNLQHRCVDGFESLMNDAIPNNNQMGRTFNSTKKVLEGLELPHERIHTCPKGCLLFWKGDAQLDKCRVCGSDRYKKTAKGKLIPAKVLIYFPITPRLQRLYATKNISEDMTWHAKNPRVQNTFAHPSDSQAWKHLDTTFPNFASEPRNVRLGLCTDGFAPHGKFGSQYSCWPVILTPYNLPPSMCMKRPFMFLSLLVPGPKNPKGNLDVYMQPLIEELKQLWEVGAMTYDISSKQNFNLRAALLWTISDFPAYGMLSGWSTAGKKACPYCMDKSKAFWLEHGGKVSWFDCHRQFLPHDHPFRKNKTAFCKNKVENGMGPHIMCGEELWQCVKDLPKATDGPEALKKLKSAKMGWFKQSILWELPYWKDLLLRHNLDVMHIEKNFFDQLINTVMDVKGSTSDTTSARKDMAKYCKRQQLELGNGNQTMPKAPFALDKAQKKVLCEWVRDLKFPDAYASNLSRCVNLQSCKLYGMKSHDCHVFMERLLPVALKELLPLHVWKAITEISQFFRDLCAPTIKASDIDRLDKNIAEIL; this comes from the coding sequence ATGAAAAGAAGAGAGCGTAGTTGGATGTATGATAGACTCGACGGGCGCAATCTTAAGCCCGACTTTCTCAAGGGGGTTGGAGAGTTCATTGAGTTTTGCAAAGAGCATCCAACATGCAATGATGGTGACAAAATAAGATGCCCGTGCCCCTTGTGTGATAACAGGCGTTTTCATGATACTGAAACAGTTAGAGTACATTTGTACAAGAAGGGCTTTGTTCGTAATTACTATCAATGGATATGTCAAGGGGAAAGCTTAGTAGAGTCCTCGCGTGTTCAGCCAAATCAATATCGGGATATGGTTATTGATGCTCTTGGAAATAATCAAGAGCATTTGGTGAATGAAGAGGGTAATTCAGTTGAAGAAGAACCAAATGATGAAGCTAAGAAGTTTATAGACCTTCTAAAGGCAGCTGGAGATCCATTATATGAAGGGAGCAAACTCTCTGTGTTGGAGATGGCATCAAGAATTGCAAGTTTGAAATGTGAATTCAACTTACAACACAGGTGTGTGGATGGGTTTGAATCTTTGATGAATGATGCGATTCCAAATAACAACCAAATGGGTAGAACTTTCAATAGCACAAAGAAGGTTCTTGAGGGCTTGGAACTTCCTCATGAGAGGATCCACACATGCcctaaaggttgtttgctcttcTGGAAAGGCGATGCACAGTTAGATAAATGTAGAGTATGCGGAAGTGATCGGTATAAGAAGACTGCAAAGGGTAAGCTTATTCCAGCAAAAGTTCTAATCTATTTTCCAATCACACCGAGGTTGCAAAGGTTGTATGCTACCAAGAACATTTCGGAGGATATGACTTGGCATGCCAAGAATCCCCGAGTTCAAAACACCTTCGCACATCCTAGTGATAGTCAAGCGTGGAAGCACTTGGATACAACCTTTCCTAATTTCGCATCAGAGCCACGAAATGTCAGGCTTGGTTTGTGCACGGATGGATTTGCCCCCCATGGTAAATTTGGATCCCAATATTCATGTTGGCCAGTTATTCTTACACCATACAACTTGCCTCCATCGATGTGTATGAAAAGACCATTCATGTTCCTTTCTTTGCTCGTTCCCGGTCCTAAAAATCCTAAAGGAAACTTGGATGTGTACATGCAACCACTCATTGAAGAGTTGAAACAGTTATGGGAGGTTGGGGCTATGACTTATGACATCTCAAGCAAGCAGAATTTCAACCTCCGCGCAGCCCTTTTGTGGACTATTAGTGATTTTCCTGCATATGGAATGCTATCTGGATGGTCCACGGCCGGAAAGAAGGCTTGCCCTTATTGTATGGATAAAAGCAAGGCATTTTGGCTTGAACATGGAGGTAAAGTTTCATGGTTTGATTGCCATCGACAATTCCTTCCACATGATCACCCTTTTCGAAAGAATAAAACAGCTTTCTGCAAAAACAAAGTTGAAAATGGCATGGGTCCGCATATAATGTGTGGAGAAGAATTGTGGCAATGCGTGAAGGACTTGCCTAAAGCAACTGATGGTCCTGAAGCTCTTAAGAAGTTGAAGAGTGCCAAAATGGGTTGGTTCAAACAAAGTATTCTATGGGAACTCCCATATTGGAAGGATTTGCTTCTTCGTCACAACTTGGATGTCATGCACATTGAAAAGAACTTTTTTGACCAACTCATAAACACTGTGATGGATGTGAAAGGTAGCACCTCGGACACCACTAGTGCAAGGAAAGATATGGCTAAGTATTGTAAACGTCAGCAGTTAGAGCTTGGAAATGGAAATCAAACCATGCCAAAAGCACCCTTTGCACTTGACAAGGCTCAAAAGAAGGTGTTATGTGAATGGGTTCGAGACTTGAAATTCCCGGATGCTTATGCTTCAAACTTGAGCAGGTGTGTTAATCTTCAATCATGCAAGCTGTATGGAATGAAGAGCCACGATTGTCATGTCTTCATGGAGAGGTTACTTCCGGTTGCTTTGAAGGAGTTGCTTCCCTTGCATGTTTGGAAGGCAATTACAGAGATTAGTCAATTCTTCCGAGACTTATGCGCCCCCACTATCAAAGCGAGTGACATAGATCGCTTGGATAAGAATATAGCTGAGATCTTGTGA